From the Toxoplasma gondii ME49 chromosome VIIa, whole genome shotgun sequence genome, one window contains:
- the HDAC1 gene encoding histone deacetylase HDAC1 (encoded by transcript TGME49_281420~Gene product name based on ToxoDB Community Expert Annotation.) produces MARFCGSPPPCSPKERPDDRPSPSSPPSLSSSAPLSLRASVSPASPSSRLSFPPISDLSYYSSRSPPSSSAFSSSSCASVALLIDEEEMASPFSHAGPASHPESPSRISAILRTLVHHGWLSRKTGMGVQQSEDASEKPQTEETHPAVSSLSPPTSSACGETQAAHTDGREQRRSLLGPATKSNAVPGVSECPSLCLYESPSDGASVSLSPPGEDGAPPVSSRLPACSSSEGRRLRDFDASVPRESPPAFPFYSTHPSLLVLPCGRLATDEELCFCHTAGYVSRVESVFPSLGSSLPRKAAKAGAAKGRGVPGEKEKKALHASLPDRFKKGRRWSSHNVDTDSKSTSCHSPSAASSADSSLSAQSSASSPSSRASFPLPSSLSVVSVSETPPSPFSRLNAASADSSSNAFDCHLSTHPRSLDGTQPALFPGSCGGEGNSGHPVSRSEALCEAETVASSEVHATPLAEVTRAPGTGFGGAAAAREEEKSEKREAVFPCSSPVSLSVLSTAPSTVASLEESSDARTACDAYAASLEAEPCAVTDAKPSAALPPALAVSSSCESHLSSEVTEELGNNGPASPALPQFVNLFGGDTFICPRTPHTARLAAGAALELCDLIYGSPTVERHKETRRKRQGLRRKESKGERHAERHRERQQQGGRQERHLEGDEELKAREGETEARLASGVSDEGGRGACSGVCDGRDKQDSEREDDTPAATEEHGGEDRRDDTPAATEEHGGEDRRDGPNEQRQENKVKRGFAIIRPPGHHACSHEAAGFCIYNNVALAANYLLANHGLSRVAILDWDVHHGNGTQDLFYNSSSVLYLSVHRFEKAKPVSASHGEALHASPSPGAGAAGPSPESPRASDSPAASGAAFYPGTGSLTETGVSVGRGYTINVPLSRGYTDGDMFWVFCGVIAPALTAFRPQAILVSAGFDAAAGDPLGGCLLSPALFAWMTRQVCRLADIHCEGKALFFLEGGYQGDVLGACVEACVAALVNLSEENKPEERHRPKETADTAEDAGKGEEKPVKRRESPRGARDRGRDCVDQTVQLCQKERRSRDENEAACSRSLLSGRLGETLARLDSGILQGVEEGVELPSTEGPSACGSPPSISLPASLRVHANPPGWPPFRVLSPSSASFPSPASPLSSYALPRLLEEPVAAFCPKCRHRVRKRTSLSATSSAGEALSRGASRRASACNSDLSFFVEKRKEPKFVPEPFPPAERWVVIPPSAVDVAMRDAGDVARWAPTATAETPRRKKGRGDRKKKGEKGRSEARKSGSRNANCEERDSHEDVALRLQGIASEVETETGRATPVSVSESCLSPCSNVLLPAFPADSARFGSTLRNPCPTVRSPGALSQGHGLPAVCPQFGSRPSSPSTVLSLSPLCKVWASSPASRPTEVSSACGPLSDEVTSLCPGFRLDAIEEGSQEMTNSQLPQVLGALSASSLAATPGPQCPTSPALVCAACGVPLETAETAFPSSCPASPTLSFSSFSAAASPASFVARPRSGSVSDHVRVGKTQNDGGRQLQKSVVCRQATYDTLRLVRRVHAGSPFFLPPLPPLPKTVKTKSVEAAREQTDGDAETAEQVSLCLREGGDFRDQATDQQSLAHAQPPDSASDGTETRHSTHGVRGSRASAAPEPRPKTPDLSATPSIASPLASSCSALSSSGPPHTSTTPCGSTSSFSSSLSVSASLLPASRTLANVLPAGLLSHVRGRIVGGRARGAREESEAALQRNETIEQGQLVKLCNWGEAAFYTWVQMHSKKGEPEETDSGEDVTVTLQALETLFGRLQRPRKNSRENSGELQRKSKDENPTGSETLAVHTTRMPRQEAVPSAVLSFDPQQVLDLLRIQPDGVAISEPPSASSVASDALSPSSVSSDVATELAKFMPRCHRVFWTHAWALAEPPSTRKTNCEGGRKRCHGDEGMGEKEGESRLPRSPTEPRDASVADVDRRSRSALNSSQQSVPQGSSGEASRSSSSSASSSCRGSSGPESRGAPLAFPASSACGSRFACAVALADLAQFVRPCVMDIKMGIQMYDPSCTDAGKIQRMQEKARGRSVGSHGFFICGVSAGAVDSGTARVSEEISTEAGKSKVLESETTEDLCGGSEACDECNRGAAQDAGQVAPSSLRPFVLSSQEAYAVTQDEAFLRVFTNFFCVNNSTELAARLIRKCLGKLATLQRFFERQKQVSFYGSSLLFVFDADPAPDRLPVLRDSSDGPPALSVRRTQYAGTTQTQRPPVLQQNDRRGGGNAARRRDAHRAADVECAECGRKREAVYDAIVESFGVYMVDFAHVNFSRKQHDRGYLFGLANLQRLFARVLHSLGSSPSPAIAEAAVVSEEETRANSSESGEKKNEAEPKHDREGRP; encoded by the exons ATGGCGAGGTTTTGCGGATCTCCGCCTCCTTGCTCACCCAAGGAGAGACCTGACGACAGAccctccccttcctctccgccgTCACTGTCTTCGTCAGCTCCACTGTCTTTGAGGGCGTCAgtctcgcctgcttctccgtcctctcgTTTGTCTTTCCCTCCTATCTCCGATCTCTCTTATTactcctctcgctctccgccttcttcctctgccttctcttcttcctcgtgcgCTTCAGTGGCGCTTCTGATcgatgaagaggaaatggcgtcgccgttctctcACGCTGGCCCCGCGTCTCATCCAGAGTCTCCCTCGCGCATTTCTGCAATTCTCCGGACTCTCGTTCACCACGGATGGCTCTCGAGAAAAACCGGCATGGGTGTGCAGCAAAGCGAAGACGCAAGCGAAAAGCCGCAAACGGAAGAGACGCACCCTGCAGTTTCGTCCCTCTCTCCGCCTACCTCAAGCGCATGCGGTGAGACACAGGCGGCTCACACTGATGGCCGCGAGCAGCGGCGGAGTCTCCTCGGTCCCGCAACAAAGTCAAACGCCGttccaggtgtctccgaaTGCCCCTCCCTTTGTTTGTACGAGTCTCCCTCTGACggcgcctccgtctctctttcaccTCCTGGCGAGGACGGCGCTCCTCCCGTGTCTTCGCGTTTGCCTGCATGCTCCTCCAGTGAAGGACGCCGTCTCCGTGATTTTGACGCTTCTGTCCCCAGAGAGTCTCCTCCCGCGTTTCCCTTTTACTCGACGCATCCGAGCCTTTTAGTTCTTCCCTGTGGGCGCCTggcgacagacgaagagctCTGCTTCTGCCACACTGCTGGTTACGTTTCCCGCGTCGAgtccgtttttccttccttggGATCCTCTCTGCCGAGAAAGGCCGCGAAGGCGGGGGCGGCGAAGGGGCGAGGCGTTccaggggagaaggagaagaaggcgctgcatgcgtcgctgcCAGATCGTTTCAAGAAGGGCAGGAGATGGTCTTCTCACAATGTAGACACGGATAGTAAGTCGACGTCTTGTCATTCTCCCTCTGCCGCGTCTTCGGCAGATTCGAGTTTGTCTGCTCAAagttctgcgtcctctccgtcttcgcgtgcgtctttccctcttccttcttctctttctgtcgtctcGGTCTCAGAAACGCCGCCCTCGCCGTTCTCACGCCTGAACGCCGCATCGGCAGACTCTTCCAGCAACGCCTTCGACTGTCACCTTTCCACGCACCCCAGGAGTCTCGACGGTACGCAACCGGCTCTGTTTCCAGGAAGTTGTGGAGGAGAAGGGAACTCAGGACATCCAGTGTCCAGGTCCGAGGCACTCTGTgaagcggagacagtcgCGTCGAGCgaggtgcatgcaacgccTCTTGCGGAGGTCACACGCGCTCCAGGCACAGGCTTCGGGggtgcagcagcagcgcgagaagaagagaagagcgagaagagagaggccgtatttccttgctcttcgccggtgtctctgtccgTCTTGTCGACCGCGCCCTCGACCGTCGCCTCCCTGGAAGAATCTAGCGATGCccggactgcatgcgacgcgTACGCAGCTTCTTTGGAAGCTGAACCATGTGCGGTGACAGACGCGAAGCCGAGCGCTGCTCTGCCACCAGCGCTCGccgtttcgtcttcctgcgAGTCTCATTTGTCTTCTGAGGTGACAGAGGAGCTGGGGAACAACGGCCCGGCGTCGCCGGCGCTGCCGCAGTTCGTCAATCTCTTCGGAGGAGACACCTTCATCTGTCCCCGCACACCCCACACTGCGCGCCTGGCTGCAGGCGCCGCCCTCGAGCTTTGCGACCTCATCTACGGGTCCCCCACCgtcgagagacacaaggaGACTCGCCGCAAGAGACAGGGGCTCAGGCGGAAGGAaagcaagggagagagacacgctgAGCGACACCGtgagagacagcagcaggGGGGACGTCAAGAGAGACATctcgaaggagacgaagagctgaaggcgagagagggcGAAACGGAGGCGCGATTGGCATCTGGCGTCTCCGACGAAGGGGGACGCGGGGCCTGTTCTGGTGTGTGTGACGGGCGAGACAAGCAGGACAGTGAGAGGGAAGATGACACAccagcagcgacagaagaacatGGCGGAGAAGATAGACGAGATGACACAccagcagcgacagaagaacatGGCGGAGAAGATAGACGAGATGGCCCCAATGAACAGCGCCAAGAGAACAAAGTGAAACGTGGTTTTGCGATTATTCGTCCGCCTGGCCATCATGCATGCTCGCATGAAGCAGCGG GTTTCTGCATCTACAACAATGTCGCCCTCGCCGCGAACTATCTTCTCGCAAATCACGGCTTGTCTCGAGTCGCGATTCTTGACTGGGATGTGCACCACGGCAACGGGACTCAGGACTTGTTCTATAACTCTTCCTCCGTCCTGTATTTGTCTGTCCATCGGTTCGAAAAAGCCAAGCCAGTCTCCGCTTCGCATGGAGAGGCGCTCCACGCCTCCCCGTCTCCTGGCGCAGGCGCCGCCGGCCCCAGTCCAGAGTCCCCGCGCGCTTCGGACTCTCCGGCAGCGTCGGGCGCCGCCTTCTACCCTGGCACGGGGTCTCTGACGGAGAcaggtgtctctgtgggGCGCGGGTACACGATCAACGTCCCGCTGTCCAGGGGCTACACGGATGGAGACATGTTTTGGGTATTCTGTGGGGTCATCGCACCCGCGCTCACGGCCTTCCGACCGCAGGCGAtcctcgtctctgcaggcTTCGATGCAGCTGCCGGCGACCCTTTGGGtggctgtctcctgtctcctgcgctCTTTGCCTGGATGACGAGGCAGGTGTGTCGCCTCGCCGACATCCACTGCGAAGGGAAagctctgttcttcctcgagggCGGCTACCAGGGAGACGTTCTGGGAGCCTGTGTCGAGGCCTGCGTCGCTGCCCTGGTCAACCTTTCAGAAGAGAACAAGCCGGAGGAGAGGCACAGGCCCAAGGAGACGGCAGACACCGCGGAGGATGCgggaaaaggcgaagagaagccggtgaagaggagagagagtccAAGGggggcgagagacagggggagaGATTGCGTCGATCAAACGGTACAACTCTGTCAAAAAGAGCGAAGGTCGAGGGACGAAAAcgaggctgcatgcagccgatctctcctctctggaaGGCTGGGGGAGACCCTCGCTCGTCTCGATTCGGGGATTCTGCAAGGCGTCGAAGAGGGCGTTGAATTGCCATCGACAGAGGGTCCAAGTGCGTGTGGTTCACCTCCCTCGATCTCGCTGCCGGCCTCGCTTCGCGTGCATGCGAACCCACCAGGGTGGCCGCCCTTCCgcgttttgtctccgtcgtcggcgtcttttccttctccggcGTCTCCACTCTCGTCGTATGCACTGCCCCGCCTCCTGGAAGAGCCTGTCGCGGCCTTCTGCCCAAAGTGTCGCCACCGCGTCCGCAAACGGACCAGCTTGTCGGCAACGTCTTCGGCTGGGGAGGCTTTGTCTCGAGGGGCTTCAAGGCGCGCTTCAGCATGCAACTCTGATCTGTCCTTCTTTgtcgagaaacgcaaagaGCCAAAGTTCGTTCCCGAACCGTTCCCGCCTGCAGAACGCTGGGTGGTGATCCCCCCGAGCGCGGTCGACGTGGCGATGCGGGACGCTGGGGACGTGGCTCGTTGGGCTCCAACCGCGACCGCGGAGACACCCCGCCGGAAGAAGGGCCGCggggacaggaagaagaagggggagaaaggcCGGAGCGAGGCGCGGAAGAGCGGGTCCCGGAACGCGAactgcgaggagagagacagtcaCGAGGACGTCGCCCTACGCCTCCAAGGAATCGCTTCTGAGGTTGAGACGGAGACTGGTCGAGCGACCCCTGTGTCTGTGTCCGAGTCGTGCCTGTCGCCCTGTTCGAATGTCTTGCTTCCAGCGTTTCCGGCGGACTCAGCGCGCTTCGGATCGACTCTTCGTAACCCTTGCCCGACCGTCCGGTCCCCAGGCGCTCTGTCGCAGGGTCATGGCTTGCCCGCCGTTTGTCCCCAGTTCGGTTCGCGGCCCTCCTCGCCATCGactgttctctccctctcgcccCTCTGCAAGGTGTGGGCGTCGTCGCCGGCCTCCCGGCCCACTGAggtctcttctgcatgcggaCCGCTCAGCGACGAGGTtacgtctctctgccctgGATTTCGCTTAGATGCaatcgaagaaggaagccaAGAGATGACAAATTCTCAACTCCCGCAGGTTCTTGGAgccctctctgcgtcgtcgctgGCGGCGACGCCAGGTCCCCAATGTCCGACCTCTCCCGCGCTCGTCTGTGCGGCTTGTGGGGTGCCCCTGGAAACTGCGGAGACAGCTTTCCCCTCGTCTTGTCCAGCCTCGCCGACGCTGTCTTTTTCAtccttctctgccgccgcctcgcctGCGAGCTTCGTCGCGAGGCCGCGGAGTGGGTCGGTCTCGGATCACGTGAGAGTGGGGAAAACGCAAAACGACGGAGGCAGACAGCTTCAGAAGTCGGTCGTCTGTCGGCAGGCGACCTACGACACTCTCCGGCTTGTCCGGAGAGTTCATGCAGGCTCCCCGTTCTTTCTGCCTCCACTCCCGCCTCTCCCAAAGACAGTGAAAACGAAGAGCGTGGAGGCGGCCCGAGAGCAGACGGACGGCGACGCGGAAACCGCCGAACAGGTTTCACTGTGTCTCAGGGAAGGCGGCGACTTCCGCGACCAGGCGACGGACCAGCAGTcactcgcgcatgcacagccaCCAGACAGCGCCAGCGATGGGACCGAGACAAG GCACTCCACCCACGGAGTGAGAGGGTCCCGAGCCAGCGCGGCTCCTGAGCCTCGTCCGAAGACTCCTGACCTCTCTGCAACACCGTCCATCGCGTCTCCGCTGGCATCCTCGTGCTCGGCTCTATCGTCGTCGGGGCCTCCACACACCTCTACGACTCCGTGCGGTTCcacgtcttctttttcttcttcgctctctgtttctgcttcgctgctgcCTGCGTCACGGACTCTGGCGAATGTGCTACCGGCAGGTTTACTGTCGCATGTGCGAGGCCGCATCGTCGGCGGCCGA GCTCGCGGGGCGcgggaagagagcgaggcggcTCTCCAGAGGAACGAAACGATCGAGCAAGGGCAACTCGTGAAGCTCTGCAACTGGGGTGAGGCTGCCTTCTACACTTGGGTGCAGATGCACTCAAAGAAAGGGGAACCTGAGGAAACGGACTCCGGCGAAGACGTAACAGTGACGCTGCAGGCGCTCGAAACTCTCTTCGGGCGCCTTCAGCGTCCACGCAAGAACTCACGCGAGAACTCAGGCGAACTGCAGAGGAAATCGAAGGATGAGAATCCGACGGGCAGCGAAACACTCGCCGTCCACACGACTCGGATGCCTCGCCAGGAGGCAGTGCCGTCCGCTGTCCTCTCCTTTGATCCTCAACAGGTCCTGGACCTTCTGCGGATTCAGCCGGATGGTGTCGCTATCAGCGAGCctccgtctgcctcttccgtcgcttcggatgctctgtctccttcttctgtttcgtccgACGTCGCCACCGAGCTAGCCAAGTTCATGCCTCGCTGCCACCGCGTCTTCTGGACGCATGCGTGGGCACTGGCGGAGCCGCCGTCCACTCGGAAAACAAACTgcgagggaggaaggaagaggtgCCATGGCGACGAAGGGAtgggggagaaagaaggagagagtcGACTGCCACGAAGCCCCACTGAGCCTCGCGATGCTTCCGTCGCTGACGTCGACCGCAGATCTCGTTCTGCGTTGAATTCCTCTCAGCAGTCTGTGCCACAAGGCTCCTCCGGGGAggcctcgcgttcttcttcttcgtcggcttcttcttcttgtcgcgGGAGTTCGGGGCCGGAGTCTCGCGGTGCTCCGTTGGCGTTTCCTGCCTCGTCTGCGTGCGGCTCGCGATTTGCCTGCGCTGTGGCGTTGGCCGACCTCGCGCAGTTCGTCCGACCGTGCGTGATGGATATAAAGATGGGCATCCAAATGTACGACCCGAGCTGTACAGACGCTGGGAAGattcagcgcatgcaggagaaggcgcgaggCCGGTCGGTCGGCTCCCAtggcttcttcatttgcGGTGTGTCGGCGGGGGCGGTCGACAGCGGGACTGCACGGGTCTCTGAGGAAATTTCGACAGAAGCAGGCAAATCGAAAGTtctggagagcgagacgacgGAAGACTTGTGTGGCGGCTCCGAAGCGTGTGACGAGTGCAACAGGGGCGCAGCACAGGACGCCGGACAGGtcgctccttcctctctgagGCCCTTTGTGTTGTCGTCGCAAGAGGCGTATGCGGTGACTCAAGACGAGGCGTTCCTCCGCGTCTTCACAAACTTCTTCTGCGTCAATAACTCGACCGAACTCGCTGCGAGGCTGATCCGCAAGTGTCTGGGGAAGCTTGCGACTCTGCAAAGATTCTTCGAGCGTCAAAAGCAAGTCTCGTTCTACGGTTCGAGCCTCCTCTTTGTGTTCGACGCGGACCCGGCTCCTGACCGCTTGCCGGTTCTCCGGGACTCCTCAGATGGACCACcggctctctctgttcggcGAACTCAATACGCTggaacgacgcagacgcaaaGGCCGCCTGTCTTGCAGCAGAACGACAGAAGGGGAGGGGGGAATGCGGCGAGGCGCCGCGACGCCCACAGAGCCGCGGATGTCGAATGTGCAGAATGtgggcgaaagagagaagcagttTACGACGCAATTGTCGAAAGTTTCGGCGTGTACATGGTCGACTTTGCCCATGTGAATTTCAGTCGAAAACAACATGACCGCGGCTACCTTTTTGGCCTCGCCAACCTCCAGAGGCTGTTCGCCCGCGTCCTACACAGTCTCggttcttcgccttctccggcgatagcggaggcggcggtcgtgagcgaagaagagacgagagcgaatTCAtcagaaagtggagaaaagaaaaacgaggctGAGCCAAAGCACGACAGGGAGGGAAGGCCGTAA
- a CDS encoding protein kinase, putative (encoded by transcript TGME49_281430), producing the protein MALANAARQPDASAVKTTPVEKKFRDEKGITHVNNYIVGRRLGSGRFSSTKEYDLIDPSTGAVQGRFAGKRYRKGVLARKKEFRRDPVTQRPQIYTKLQEVWEEIRILSLLNSPYCVHVREILESGSQNGGEEGKLIIITNLQACGSVMSLKEEAVEERFVPALKNAVTISEPVCRCIVRDVAQGLLYLHEKLNIAHRDVKPDNILMGEDGNVQLGDMGSADFMDPQGRVKNTKGTYMFMSPESMRVSTSPEEPYEGHSGRAADVWALGISLYVMLFGEMPFKRATCMEQLFAQLAEGAVVLPDDKAASVSEDGKRVLLSLLQSEVNDRMTLPALLEHPWIKGADSAEAARYARLVMDDMATSSGSA; encoded by the exons ATGGCTTTGGCCAATGCGGCAAGGCAACCAGACGCCTCAGCTGTTAAGACGACGCCTGTCGAGAAGAAATTCCGAGATGAAAAAGGAATCACACACGTTAATAACTACATTGTTGGACGACGCCTCGGATCAG GCCGCTTTTCCTCCACGAAAGAATACGACTTGATTGATCCTTCGACGGGGGCGGTTCAAGGGCGGTTCGCCGGCAAGCGGTATCGAAAGGGAGTTCTGGCTCGAAAGAAAGAGTTCCGAAGAGACCCTGTCACCCAGAGACCACAGATCTACACGAAGTTGCAGGAAGTTTGGGAGGAGATCAGAattctgtcgcttctgaaCAGTCCGTACTGCGTCCACGTTCGAGAAATCCTGGAGTCGGGCTCCCAAAacggtggagaagagggaaaacTCATTATCA TCACGAATTTGCAGGCGTGTGGGTCGGTGATGTCgctgaaagaagaagcagtcgAAGAGCGCTTCGTGCCTGCCCTCAAGAATGCCGTCACCATTTCCGAACCGGTTTGCAGGTGCATCGTCCGCGATGTCGCACAAGGACTTCTCTACT tGCATGAAAAACTGAACATCGCCCATCGAGACGTAAAGCCGGACAACATCCTCATGGGAGAAGACGGGAACGTTCAGCTCGGCGACATGGGATCTGCAGATTTCATGGACCCGCAGGGCCGCGTCAAAAACACCAAG GGTACTTACATGTTTATGTCGCCCGAGTCGATGAGGGTCTCGACCTCCCCTGAAGAGCCTTACGAGGGCCATAGCGGACGAGCGGCGGATGTGTGGGCGCTGGGGATTTCTCTCTAC GTTATGCTTTTTGGCGAGATGCCTTTCAAAAGGGCGACTTGCATGGAACAACTTTTTGCGCAGCTCGCTGAGGGAGCAGTAGTGCTGCCAGACGACAAAGCAGCCTCTGTGTCTGAAGATGGAaaacgcgttcttctttctcttcttcaatCAGAAGTGAACGATCGAATGACTCTTCCTGCACTTCTG GAACACCCTTGGATCAAAGGAGCAGACAGCGCCGAGGCAGCGAGGTACGCCCGGCTGGTGATGGACGACATGGCGACTTCATCGGGGTCGGCATAA